In Saccharicrinis fermentans DSM 9555 = JCM 21142, a genomic segment contains:
- a CDS encoding hydrolase, with protein sequence MRILKDEAIAIAVDIQERLFPHIHEHEQLNKNTEILVDGLKALGIPMMVTEQYKKGLGDTIENIKAKVEDCPTFEKTAFSCCDDASFMHKMEEGSHKRYVILFGIEAHICLLQTAIDLKERGFQPVIIEDCVGSRNPENKRIAISRMLQEGVLVSSYESILFELCRHAGSDTFKAISKLVK encoded by the coding sequence ATGAGAATTCTAAAAGACGAAGCAATTGCAATAGCAGTAGACATTCAGGAAAGACTGTTTCCTCACATCCATGAGCACGAACAACTCAACAAAAACACTGAGATTTTAGTGGATGGACTAAAAGCCTTAGGCATTCCTATGATGGTGACAGAGCAATATAAAAAAGGCTTAGGAGATACCATCGAAAACATCAAAGCAAAAGTAGAAGATTGCCCTACTTTTGAAAAGACTGCTTTTAGCTGCTGCGATGACGCCTCCTTCATGCATAAAATGGAAGAAGGCAGTCATAAAAGGTATGTAATTTTATTTGGTATAGAAGCCCACATCTGCCTGTTACAAACAGCGATCGATTTAAAAGAAAGAGGATTTCAACCAGTCATCATTGAAGATTGTGTCGGATCCAGAAACCCAGAAAACAAAAGAATAGCTATTAGTCGTATGTTACAAGAAGGCGTACTGGTAAGCAGCTATGAATCGATTCTTTTTGAGCTATGTCGTCATGCAGGTAGCGATACCTTTAAGGCTATCTCTAAATTAGTAAAATAA
- a CDS encoding PfkB family carbohydrate kinase, with the protein MRRIFGLGETVLDVVFKEEQALSAKAGGSVLNALVSLARMGHTCYFISEIGNDKVGDIILDFLHKNKINTQYIKRHNEGQSALALAFLDKNNNASYDFYKNYPQERRRLSQPDFKEGDIVLFGSSYAVSPDIRTQVHPILDQANKKNCILLYDPNFRKKHDSHKDLYLQYIQENISLASIIRGSNEDFDNIYQAASSEQTYLKIQKQCAHLIYTAHAHGVFMHSGHMQKHYPVPPLKPVSTIGAGDNFNAGIIHGILISHITKNDLQSLKEQDWDFLIQQGIQFSSEVCKRQDNYVPPGFSTSIKR; encoded by the coding sequence ATGCGTAGAATTTTTGGGTTGGGAGAAACAGTATTAGACGTGGTATTCAAAGAAGAACAAGCCTTGTCTGCCAAAGCTGGCGGTTCCGTTTTAAATGCATTGGTTTCCTTAGCCAGAATGGGACACACATGCTATTTCATCTCAGAAATAGGTAACGACAAAGTAGGTGATATCATCCTAGACTTCCTGCATAAAAACAAAATTAACACACAATACATAAAGCGGCATAACGAAGGTCAAAGCGCCCTAGCACTGGCCTTTCTCGATAAAAACAACAATGCTAGCTACGACTTCTACAAAAATTACCCACAGGAAAGGCGCAGGCTATCGCAGCCCGATTTCAAAGAAGGAGACATCGTTCTCTTTGGATCCTCCTATGCCGTCTCTCCTGACATCAGAACGCAAGTGCACCCTATCTTAGACCAGGCAAACAAAAAAAATTGCATCCTACTATACGACCCTAATTTTCGAAAAAAACACGACAGCCATAAGGATTTATATCTTCAATATATCCAAGAGAATATAAGTTTAGCAAGTATCATAAGAGGCAGCAATGAAGATTTTGACAATATTTATCAAGCAGCATCATCCGAACAAACTTATTTAAAGATCCAAAAGCAGTGTGCTCACCTCATCTATACAGCCCATGCACATGGAGTATTCATGCACAGTGGTCATATGCAAAAACACTACCCAGTTCCGCCTTTAAAACCTGTTAGTACCATTGGTGCCGGCGATAATTTCAATGCAGGAATCATTCATGGAATACTGATCAGCCATATTACAAAAAACGACTTGCAGTCATTAAAAGAACAGGACTGGGACTTTTTGATCCAACAAGGCATCCAATTCTCTTCTGAAGTATGTAAAAGACAAGATAACTACGTCCCCCCTGGCTTCAGCACCTCCATAAAAAGATAA
- a CDS encoding tRNA-dihydrouridine synthase family protein translates to MAFAKVVGGVDKYFTPFYRADRAGNFSLEKYLLSRPHLNIVPQVLSNRAGELVLFTHLMLERGFDEVNLNLGCPFPMVVKRRLGAGLLPYPKDVDQMLSLFFQKKIPVRLSVKLRLGLHDVNEVTAVLDVLKQYPLAEVIMHPRLGVQRYKGNPDWDAFAQLSKDYHLVANGDIITARGLEAMQQRFTDVQAWMIGRGLLMNPCMLKVDLDWKDCVNKLHDLFLDYLREFGFSEPQILNQLKCFWEYPSKFREGGSRVFRKMKKVGHFDDYQVLKNRLLDLE, encoded by the coding sequence ATGGCCTTCGCAAAAGTGGTGGGTGGGGTTGATAAATATTTTACGCCTTTTTATAGAGCAGATAGGGCGGGTAATTTTTCCTTGGAGAAATATTTATTGAGTCGACCACATCTTAATATTGTTCCGCAAGTTTTAAGCAATCGTGCTGGGGAGTTAGTGCTCTTTACTCATCTGATGTTAGAGCGTGGATTTGATGAGGTAAATCTTAATTTGGGGTGTCCGTTTCCTATGGTGGTGAAGCGTAGATTAGGCGCCGGTTTGTTGCCTTACCCCAAGGATGTAGATCAAATGTTGTCGCTTTTTTTTCAGAAGAAAATACCCGTTCGCTTGTCTGTTAAACTTAGGTTGGGCTTGCATGATGTCAATGAGGTAACTGCAGTACTCGATGTATTAAAGCAATATCCTTTAGCGGAAGTTATTATGCATCCTCGATTGGGAGTGCAGAGATACAAGGGAAATCCGGATTGGGATGCCTTTGCTCAATTGAGTAAAGATTATCATTTAGTGGCTAATGGTGATATTATTACAGCGAGGGGATTGGAGGCTATGCAGCAACGTTTTACTGATGTGCAGGCATGGATGATAGGTAGGGGGCTGTTGATGAATCCTTGTATGCTCAAGGTTGACTTGGATTGGAAAGACTGTGTAAATAAACTTCATGATCTGTTTTTGGATTATTTAAGGGAATTTGGTTTCTCGGAGCCTCAGATACTTAACCAACTGAAGTGTTTCTGGGAGTATCCTTCGAAATTTCGTGAAGGAGGTTCCCGGGTTTTTCGTAAGATGAAAAAAGTAGGGCATTTTGATGATTATCAGGTGCTGAAAAATAGACTTTTAGACTTGGAATAG
- a CDS encoding class I SAM-dependent methyltransferase has translation MNIITDPLGNACLDFISGAKNAEITVESNIAEDDVLPVEYLFRSFNEMPDLEKKALTLSQGKILDVGAGAGSHALYLQQSNKEVFANEISHTACSVMHQRGVKNIIEQDFFELPETEKYDTILMLMNGIGIAQETAKLKTFFTKIKALLAPNGSLLIDSSDIRYLFEDDDGSILINLNGSYYGEITYKMHYKDIKGKSFKWLFIDDELLKFYAEKNGFKMEKIADGLHYDYLARLTIE, from the coding sequence TTGAACATAATTACTGATCCATTAGGAAACGCTTGCCTAGACTTTATTAGCGGTGCAAAAAATGCTGAAATAACAGTTGAATCTAATATAGCAGAAGACGATGTACTTCCAGTAGAGTACCTTTTTAGATCATTCAACGAAATGCCTGATCTGGAAAAAAAGGCACTAACCCTAAGTCAAGGAAAAATTCTCGATGTAGGCGCAGGCGCAGGCAGTCACGCCTTATACCTTCAACAAAGTAATAAAGAAGTTTTTGCCAATGAAATAAGCCACACAGCCTGTTCGGTGATGCACCAACGCGGTGTAAAGAACATCATAGAACAAGATTTTTTTGAGCTTCCCGAGACAGAAAAATACGATACCATATTAATGCTAATGAATGGCATCGGAATAGCACAGGAAACAGCCAAGTTAAAAACCTTTTTTACCAAAATAAAAGCGCTACTGGCACCAAACGGCAGTCTACTAATAGACAGTTCGGACATCAGGTATTTATTTGAAGACGATGACGGCAGTATCTTGATCAACTTAAACGGATCCTATTACGGAGAAATTACCTATAAAATGCATTATAAAGACATAAAAGGAAAATCATTTAAATGGCTTTTTATTGATGACGAACTGCTAAAATTCTATGCAGAGAAAAATGGTTTTAAAATGGAAAAGATAGCCGATGGTCTACACTATGATTACCTCGCTAGACTCACCATTGAATAA